One Ignavibacterium album JCM 16511 genomic region harbors:
- a CDS encoding two-component regulator propeller domain-containing protein, which translates to MKKLFFSLVVFYSVQIFPQIFTDWKNYSDMKSIKSVVTSGNELWAASSGGVFNYNFSSDQYKTFGKAEGLFGTNVNAIAIDNYGKIWFGSSTGLIDVYDPSNNSFSTIRDIFNSDRANKGINSFTVKGDTIFVATDFGISLIDSKSFFFYDTYFKFGTFPSNIKVNKIFLSNLIYAATESGVAIQKQGSTNLSAPESWNVYNTNNGLPSIRISDVTIFEENVLASSDKGIYVFDSANSVWSSFIPSLNSTAIINMFVAHNKLYCISSNRLYEYSNSNLNELFNSASALRNLFYSDNFGIILSTSDGVLTLNDNKFYFPNGPAANQFPQLSVDLNSALWSSTGNDATGKGILKFDGNLWTVYSVSDYPELLTNSFFSIYCAPDGKIYSGNWGKGFVRIDGNSITRFDASNSPMVGIPGDGNFIVITALGYDSRNNLWALNFDAADRNNLAMLTPDNLWYVFQIPAQQGRVVSQNKNLVIDQYDTKWFNADNGTKGLYYFNENKTFTNPSDDKSGLLTESNGLNSVDISAIKVDRRGDVWVGTSRGLNIITNTSSIINSANPQLRITSVFALRQQVITAIAVDPLNQKWIGTNEGLILVSSDGLRVIANLNSKNSPLLDDRIESLAIDEKTGKVFVGTKFGLNTFETPAIKPVDSFSGLFVYPSPFIISDGSQLLTIDGLIRDSEIKILTVAGKLIRKLETPGGRVAFWDGRDDDGNLVNSGIYVVVASDREANSVETGKIAVIRK; encoded by the coding sequence ATGAAAAAATTATTTTTTTCACTTGTCGTATTTTATTCTGTCCAAATTTTCCCACAGATTTTTACCGACTGGAAAAATTACTCGGATATGAAAAGCATTAAAAGTGTCGTTACTTCAGGCAACGAACTTTGGGCAGCATCATCAGGTGGAGTATTTAATTATAATTTTTCATCTGACCAGTATAAAACATTTGGCAAAGCAGAAGGACTATTTGGAACCAATGTTAATGCTATAGCGATTGATAACTATGGTAAAATCTGGTTCGGAAGCTCAACCGGTTTGATTGATGTTTATGATCCTTCAAATAATTCTTTCAGCACCATAAGAGACATTTTTAATTCCGACAGAGCTAATAAAGGAATAAATAGTTTTACAGTTAAAGGCGATACAATTTTTGTTGCAACGGATTTTGGTATATCACTGATTGATTCAAAATCATTTTTCTTCTACGATACTTATTTCAAATTCGGAACATTTCCATCTAACATTAAAGTAAATAAAATTTTTCTCAGCAATCTTATTTACGCTGCAACTGAATCCGGTGTAGCAATACAAAAGCAAGGTTCAACCAATCTGTCAGCACCGGAGTCCTGGAATGTTTATAACACAAATAATGGTTTACCTTCAATTCGTATTTCTGATGTCACCATTTTTGAAGAAAATGTTTTGGCATCATCAGACAAAGGTATTTATGTTTTTGACTCAGCAAACTCTGTGTGGAGTTCTTTCATTCCTTCATTGAATAGCACAGCAATAATAAATATGTTCGTTGCACATAATAAACTTTACTGTATATCTTCTAACAGGTTATACGAATACTCAAATTCAAATCTGAATGAATTATTTAATTCAGCTTCGGCTTTAAGAAATCTTTTCTACTCTGATAACTTCGGAATAATACTCTCGACATCTGATGGTGTTTTAACATTAAATGATAACAAATTTTATTTTCCAAACGGACCTGCTGCAAATCAGTTTCCTCAATTATCTGTTGATCTAAATAGTGCACTTTGGTCTTCAACTGGAAACGATGCTACCGGAAAAGGAATTCTAAAGTTTGACGGAAACCTGTGGACTGTTTACTCAGTTTCAGATTATCCTGAACTTCTTACAAACTCTTTCTTTTCAATTTATTGCGCACCCGATGGTAAAATTTATTCGGGAAATTGGGGAAAAGGTTTTGTAAGAATTGATGGAAACAGTATTACCAGATTCGATGCATCAAATTCACCGATGGTTGGAATTCCCGGTGATGGAAACTTCATTGTAATTACAGCACTTGGCTATGATTCAAGAAATAATTTATGGGCACTGAATTTTGATGCTGCAGACCGAAACAATCTAGCAATGCTCACACCGGATAATTTGTGGTATGTATTTCAGATTCCCGCACAGCAAGGAAGAGTGGTTTCACAAAATAAAAATCTTGTAATTGATCAGTACGATACAAAGTGGTTTAATGCTGATAATGGAACCAAAGGTCTTTATTACTTTAATGAAAATAAAACTTTCACTAATCCTTCAGATGACAAAAGCGGATTGCTAACAGAATCAAACGGACTGAACAGTGTAGATATTTCAGCAATCAAAGTTGATCGACGAGGTGATGTCTGGGTTGGAACAAGCAGAGGTTTAAATATCATTACCAACACTTCATCAATTATAAATTCTGCCAATCCACAGTTAAGAATCACATCTGTATTTGCATTAAGGCAACAGGTTATTACTGCCATCGCTGTTGATCCGCTTAATCAAAAGTGGATTGGGACAAACGAAGGTCTTATTCTTGTCAGCAGCGATGGTCTTAGAGTAATTGCAAATCTTAATTCTAAAAATTCACCGCTACTTGACGACAGAATTGAAAGTCTTGCAATAGATGAAAAAACCGGAAAAGTTTTCGTTGGAACTAAATTCGGATTAAATACATTTGAAACTCCGGCAATTAAACCTGTTGATAGCTTCTCAGGTTTATTTGTTTATCCAAGTCCTTTTATAATCTCAGATGGAAGTCAGTTATTAACTATTGATGGACTTATCAGAGACAGTGAAATAAAAATTTTAACGGTTGCCGGAAAGCTTATCAGAAAACTTGAAACACCAGGCGGAAGAGTTGCTTTTTGGGACGGCAGAGATGATGATGGAAATCTCGTCAATTCGGGTATTTATGTAGTAGTTGCATCCGACAGAGAAGCAAACAGTGTTGAAACCGGAAAGATTGCAGTGATCAGAAAATAG
- a CDS encoding ABC-F family ATP-binding cassette domain-containing protein — MIDLINVSLQFNGKYLFKDVNYRISSGDKISLVGANGTGKSSLLKIITGEIEPESGTVQRQKNISIGYLPQENVTHANKTLLEEATSALSNIIKLQEKEKELQSELSKENLTEQERDDLIHQLGEVHLRLVELGSYSANAKVEKILKGLGFEEEDFDRPTQTFSGGWQMRIALAKILISQNDILLLDEPTNHLDIDSLNWLISFLKSYRGALMVVSHDKNFVNQVTDKTLEIYLGKFYTFKGDYDSYLKYKEERDAQTIHQYELQQKKIKETERFIERFRYKATKARQVQSRIKQLEKLELVELPDSKNEIDIRFPTPPQSGRIPIQLIGIRKSYGDKLVLNNIDLTIERRDKIAFVGPNGAGKTTLAKIIAGVLQQDSGERIVGHNTFISYYAQDVADNLNPELDILDSVYGINEEKTVGELRSLLGSFLFTGDDVFKKVGVLSGGEKSRVALCKILLTKANLIILDEPTNHLDINSKRILQKALVDFNGSLVIVSHDVDFLRPIINKVLDIRKSGLKMYPGDINYYLYKRKELVEVSIPESDKYETSSQRNQTNDNISRKEQKRLEAELRQKKYQATKDLTKEIEKLEKQISLLEDEQKAIQDKLADPSFYSDAEKVKNTNKRFKEVEKELEELMIQWESKTEELNNILNQFN, encoded by the coding sequence ATGATCGATCTGATTAATGTTTCACTTCAGTTTAATGGTAAATATCTTTTTAAGGATGTTAATTACAGAATTTCATCCGGAGATAAAATCTCTTTGGTCGGTGCTAACGGAACCGGTAAGTCTTCTCTTCTGAAAATTATAACCGGAGAAATTGAACCTGAGAGTGGAACCGTTCAAAGGCAAAAGAATATTTCGATTGGTTACCTTCCACAGGAAAATGTAACTCACGCAAACAAAACTTTACTTGAAGAAGCTACTTCAGCACTCAGCAATATTATCAAGCTTCAGGAAAAGGAAAAAGAACTTCAATCTGAACTTTCAAAAGAGAATTTAACTGAGCAGGAACGAGATGATTTAATTCATCAGCTTGGTGAAGTTCATTTAAGACTAGTAGAACTTGGTTCATATTCTGCTAATGCTAAAGTTGAGAAAATCCTTAAAGGTCTTGGATTTGAAGAAGAAGATTTTGATCGTCCGACACAAACTTTTTCCGGTGGTTGGCAAATGAGAATCGCTCTTGCAAAAATTCTTATTTCACAAAATGATATTCTTCTGCTCGATGAACCTACAAATCATCTCGATATTGATTCTCTTAACTGGTTAATCAGTTTTCTTAAATCCTATCGTGGTGCACTTATGGTTGTTTCGCACGATAAAAATTTTGTTAATCAGGTTACAGATAAGACTCTCGAAATATATCTTGGAAAATTTTATACATTCAAAGGCGATTATGATTCTTATCTGAAGTACAAAGAAGAAAGAGATGCACAAACAATTCATCAGTATGAACTTCAGCAAAAAAAGATTAAAGAGACTGAAAGATTTATTGAGCGTTTCCGTTATAAAGCTACAAAAGCAAGACAGGTTCAAAGCAGAATCAAGCAGCTTGAAAAACTTGAGCTTGTTGAATTACCGGATTCAAAAAATGAAATTGATATAAGATTTCCAACTCCACCTCAGAGCGGAAGAATTCCAATTCAGTTAATCGGAATCAGAAAAAGTTATGGCGATAAACTTGTTTTGAATAACATTGATTTAACTATTGAGCGCAGAGATAAAATTGCTTTTGTCGGTCCGAATGGAGCAGGCAAAACAACATTAGCGAAAATTATAGCAGGTGTTCTGCAACAGGATTCTGGCGAAAGAATAGTTGGCCATAATACTTTCATTTCTTACTATGCACAGGATGTTGCAGATAATCTTAATCCTGAACTTGATATTCTTGACTCGGTTTATGGAATCAATGAAGAGAAAACGGTTGGTGAACTTCGTTCTTTGCTTGGTTCTTTCTTATTCACCGGTGATGATGTATTCAAAAAAGTGGGCGTGCTTTCGGGTGGAGAAAAAAGTCGTGTTGCTCTCTGCAAAATTCTTCTTACAAAAGCTAATCTTATCATTCTCGATGAGCCGACAAACCACCTTGATATTAATTCAAAGCGAATACTTCAGAAAGCATTAGTTGATTTCAATGGTTCGCTTGTTATTGTATCTCACGATGTTGATTTTCTCAGACCGATAATTAATAAAGTTTTGGATATTCGAAAGTCTGGTTTGAAGATGTATCCTGGTGATATTAATTACTATCTTTATAAAAGAAAAGAATTAGTCGAAGTGAGTATTCCAGAGTCAGATAAATATGAAACATCTTCACAAAGAAATCAAACAAATGATAATATTTCCCGCAAAGAACAGAAACGACTGGAAGCTGAGCTAAGGCAGAAAAAATATCAGGCAACAAAAGATCTGACAAAAGAAATCGAGAAACTCGAAAAGCAAATCAGTTTGCTTGAAGATGAACAAAAAGCAATACAGGATAAACTTGCTGATCCTTCATTTTATTCCGATGCAGAAAAAGTTAAAAACACCAATAAAAGATTCAAAGAAGTTGAAAAAGAATTAGAAGAGTTAATGATTCAATGGGAATCAAAAACCGAAGAGCTTAATAATATTCTTAATCAATTCAATTAA
- a CDS encoding ROK family protein, translated as MENKYIISVDMGGTKMLASVINSNKGIISRAKISTDLDKTPNDYVKDIASLVKTLVDDVGLSNSQIVSVCLGVPGSVNPYTGHIGIAPNLGIKNFNIKNRLEKILPYKVLIENDVNLGALGIKHFGVGKNVKNLLAVFIGTGIGGGVIINGEIYRGSNFVAGEIGHMLVDKNGPKCGCGRKGCFEALASRTAIVNNIIKDVKKEKKKSLLEKQIKANERIKSKALLNAVLKGDKVVINRMKEAAQITGQVLSGIQNLMNFDMIVLGGGVIEAVGKFYLPLIEEEFYKHALYDSSKNLKIVQSKLGDDAAIYGGIALTKEFLGIAV; from the coding sequence GTGGAAAATAAATATATCATAAGTGTTGATATGGGTGGAACAAAAATGCTCGCTTCAGTTATCAATTCAAACAAGGGAATCATCTCACGGGCAAAAATTTCAACTGACCTTGATAAAACCCCAAACGATTATGTAAAAGATATTGCCTCGCTTGTTAAAACACTTGTTGATGATGTAGGTTTATCCAACTCTCAGATAGTTTCAGTTTGTCTCGGAGTTCCTGGTTCTGTTAATCCTTATACCGGTCATATTGGAATTGCACCCAATCTCGGAATAAAAAATTTTAATATTAAAAATCGTTTGGAAAAAATTCTTCCATATAAAGTCTTAATTGAAAATGATGTGAATCTTGGTGCGCTTGGAATTAAACATTTTGGAGTAGGGAAGAATGTTAAAAATCTTTTAGCAGTTTTCATCGGAACAGGAATAGGTGGAGGTGTTATTATTAACGGAGAAATTTACAGAGGTTCAAACTTTGTCGCTGGTGAAATCGGACATATGCTTGTTGATAAAAACGGACCTAAATGCGGTTGCGGAAGAAAAGGTTGTTTCGAAGCTCTTGCAAGCAGAACGGCAATTGTCAATAATATTATCAAGGATGTTAAGAAAGAAAAGAAAAAAAGTTTGCTCGAAAAACAAATCAAAGCTAATGAAAGAATTAAGAGTAAAGCTTTGTTAAATGCTGTCCTGAAGGGTGATAAGGTTGTGATTAACAGAATGAAAGAAGCGGCTCAAATTACAGGACAGGTTCTTTCAGGCATTCAGAATCTTATGAATTTTGATATGATTGTTTTAGGCGGCGGTGTGATAGAAGCAGTTGGGAAATTTTATCTCCCGTTAATTGAAGAAGAGTTTTATAAACACGCTTTGTATGATTCTTCTAAAAATCTGAAAATCGTTCAATCAAAACTTGGTGATGATGCTGCAATTTATGGTGGAATTGCACTTACGAAAGAATTTTTAGGTATTGCTGTTTGA
- the rsmA gene encoding 16S rRNA (adenine(1518)-N(6)/adenine(1519)-N(6))-dimethyltransferase RsmA, protein MVKPIKRFGQNFLKDNNILRKITEVINPQKNDKIIEIGPGEGALTKLLSNSGADVTAIEIDKRVIEHLKETYPEVKIINKDFLEIDLTQFGSSDLRIVGNIPYNITSSIIFKLIENYNLIRDAVFMVQYEVAKRMTAKKGTKDYGILSVLLNYFSETEFCFKVSPNVFYPKPKVFSAVVKIKFKKNTDEALNKVFIQIVKAAFGNRRKTLKNSLSNSIFAQLNFSGCGVDLSLRAEQLDLPDFIKLAEFARENFSYQ, encoded by the coding sequence GTGGTTAAACCAATAAAAAGATTCGGACAGAATTTTCTTAAAGACAATAATATTCTCAGGAAAATTACTGAAGTAATAAATCCTCAAAAGAATGATAAGATTATTGAGATTGGTCCCGGCGAAGGTGCACTAACAAAACTCCTGTCAAACAGTGGCGCTGATGTTACAGCAATTGAGATTGATAAACGCGTCATTGAACATCTAAAGGAAACATATCCAGAAGTAAAAATAATAAATAAGGATTTCCTCGAAATTGATTTAACTCAGTTTGGATCTTCTGATTTACGGATTGTTGGAAATATTCCTTACAACATAACTTCATCAATAATATTTAAACTGATTGAAAACTATAATCTCATCCGTGATGCTGTGTTTATGGTTCAATATGAAGTAGCAAAAAGAATGACTGCTAAGAAAGGCACTAAGGATTATGGAATACTTTCAGTTCTTCTGAATTACTTTTCAGAGACTGAATTTTGCTTCAAGGTTTCTCCAAATGTTTTTTATCCGAAGCCAAAAGTGTTTTCTGCCGTTGTCAAAATAAAATTCAAAAAGAATACTGATGAAGCACTTAACAAAGTATTCATTCAGATAGTTAAAGCAGCATTTGGCAACAGAAGAAAAACCCTAAAAAATTCACTCTCTAACAGTATATTTGCACAATTAAATTTCAGCGGGTGCGGTGTTGATTTATCTCTTCGCGCTGAGCAGCTTGATTTACCAGACTTCATTAAGCTTGCCGAATTTGCCCGCGAAAATTTTTCTTATCAATAA
- a CDS encoding phosphatase PAP2 family protein, translating into MDKAKRLIKKLKAFDVVVVVFYLILSLLHIIFFDRIEYSTAWILINISIIGFAFLISYLESISDSKIWYIIHYWYIAPIILITFKQLWYMVKPIRGVDYDWLFIQIDRWMFGTDPTHLVYQISNPVLTEILQIVYGMFYLLPIILGLSLLKEKRFVALDFAVFSVVYGFFLSYLGYFTLPGIGPRFTLHDFSTLNEQLPGLFLTNFLREIVNTGESIPSGTPNPAEVVQRDVFPSGHTMITLIVMYLSIRLKSKTRYFLSTVGTLLIFSTVYLWYHYVIDLIGGAVFMVFAMWSGKYIFNWWRKKIGKEEFEYGKY; encoded by the coding sequence ATGGATAAAGCAAAGCGACTTATTAAAAAGTTAAAAGCATTCGATGTTGTTGTGGTAGTTTTCTATCTTATCCTTTCATTGCTTCATATAATTTTTTTTGACAGGATTGAGTATTCAACTGCGTGGATACTAATCAATATTTCAATAATTGGTTTTGCATTTCTTATATCTTACCTTGAATCTATCAGCGATAGTAAAATCTGGTACATAATACATTACTGGTACATTGCACCAATTATTCTAATCACTTTTAAGCAACTCTGGTATATGGTTAAGCCAATCCGCGGAGTTGATTACGATTGGTTGTTTATTCAGATTGACAGATGGATGTTTGGTACTGATCCAACACATTTGGTTTATCAGATTTCTAATCCGGTTTTAACAGAAATTCTGCAAATCGTTTATGGAATGTTTTATCTGTTACCGATAATTCTTGGACTGTCTTTACTGAAGGAGAAGAGATTTGTTGCACTTGACTTTGCAGTGTTCTCTGTCGTTTATGGATTCTTTCTCTCTTACCTCGGATACTTTACACTTCCGGGCATCGGTCCAAGATTTACTTTGCACGACTTCTCAACTTTAAATGAACAGCTGCCTGGATTATTTCTCACAAATTTTCTCAGAGAAATTGTAAATACAGGCGAAAGCATTCCATCAGGCACTCCAAATCCTGCTGAAGTTGTCCAACGTGATGTTTTCCCAAGCGGACACACAATGATAACTTTAATTGTAATGTATCTTTCAATAAGACTAAAATCAAAAACAAGATATTTTCTTTCCACCGTTGGAACTTTATTGATATTCTCAACGGTTTATCTCTGGTATCATTATGTAATTGATTTGATTGGTGGCGCTGTGTTTATGGTTTTTGCAATGTGGAGTGGTAAATACATTTTCAATTGGTGGAGAAAAAAGATTGGTAAAGAAGAATTTGAATATGGGAAGTATTGA
- the ubiE gene encoding bifunctional demethylmenaquinone methyltransferase/2-methoxy-6-polyprenyl-1,4-benzoquinol methylase UbiE yields MSTEKKHKVKNIFDDISGKYDLLNHLLSFGIDKRWRKKALKLSGLNKDSVLLDVACGTGDVAIEAKKFGVEKIVGADFSHNMLSLFNKKSKWIIGNNVQMVAEQMPFKDNAFTNITVAFGVRNFYDIQQGFNSFYRVLKQGGKATIIEFKMPKNKLFAALYKFYFKRILPTIGGFISGNKSAYTYLPESVEEFDVKVDLIKLLQNSGFRKIEVYNFTFGIVQTIIAEK; encoded by the coding sequence ATGTCAACTGAAAAAAAACATAAAGTAAAAAACATATTCGATGACATATCGGGCAAATATGATCTACTGAATCATCTGCTCAGTTTTGGAATTGATAAGCGCTGGCGAAAAAAAGCTTTGAAGCTAAGCGGATTAAACAAAGATTCAGTACTTCTTGATGTCGCTTGCGGAACAGGTGATGTTGCAATCGAAGCAAAAAAGTTCGGTGTTGAAAAAATAGTTGGTGCAGATTTTTCACATAATATGCTTTCGTTATTCAATAAAAAAAGTAAATGGATAATTGGAAATAATGTTCAGATGGTCGCAGAACAAATGCCCTTTAAAGACAATGCATTTACAAATATTACTGTAGCATTTGGAGTAAGAAATTTTTATGATATTCAACAAGGTTTTAATTCATTTTACAGAGTTCTTAAACAGGGTGGTAAAGCAACAATAATTGAATTTAAAATGCCGAAGAACAAACTTTTTGCTGCTTTATATAAATTTTATTTTAAGAGAATTCTTCCGACAATTGGTGGATTCATTTCGGGAAATAAATCTGCATATACTTATCTGCCTGAATCAGTTGAAGAGTTTGATGTGAAAGTAGATTTAATTAAACTTTTGCAAAATTCCGGTTTCAGAAAAATTGAAGTCTACAACTTTACATTCGGAATTGTTCAAACTATAATCGCTGAAAAGTAA
- a CDS encoding XTP/dITP diphosphatase: MKKILIATKNKGKLNDIKEIFKDLNIEIISFLDFENSPDVEETGKTFEENAKLKARACYDKYGIPAIGDDSGLVVEQLNGEPGIYSARYAGESADDSLNNEKLIKAIQKFPEPHRAKFVCVASYYDGKTFITAYGEVKGRVITEPRGKNGFGYDPLFIPNGYDKTFGELSHEEKNKISHRSMAFRKLHKKLEGHL; encoded by the coding sequence GTGAAAAAAATTTTAATTGCAACAAAGAATAAAGGCAAATTGAACGATATCAAAGAGATTTTCAAAGATCTGAATATCGAAATAATTTCATTTCTGGATTTTGAAAATTCACCTGATGTTGAAGAAACAGGAAAAACATTTGAGGAAAATGCAAAGTTGAAAGCAAGAGCTTGTTATGATAAATACGGAATTCCGGCAATTGGTGATGATTCAGGTCTTGTGGTTGAACAACTGAACGGTGAACCTGGAATTTATTCTGCAAGATACGCCGGAGAAAGTGCTGATGATTCTCTTAACAATGAAAAGTTAATAAAAGCAATTCAAAAATTTCCTGAACCTCACAGAGCAAAATTTGTTTGTGTTGCTAGTTATTATGACGGGAAAACTTTTATTACTGCTTACGGAGAAGTAAAAGGAAGAGTGATAACTGAGCCCAGAGGCAAAAATGGATTTGGTTATGACCCTTTATTTATTCCAAACGGATATGATAAGACTTTTGGTGAGCTTTCACATGAAGAAAAAAATAAAATAAGTCATCGTTCAATGGCTTTCAGAAAATTACATAAAAAACTTGAAGGACATTTATGA
- a CDS encoding amidohydrolase family protein, with protein MKYLLIPKFIVTNDKNDSILTNHAVEIIDGKISSVIELKNFVRKNYPGEIFHFPELTLIPGFVQTHIHLCQTLFRGLADDLQLLDWLQYRIFPYENSHDKNSLRASVKVGINELLRGGTTTILDMGTLRHQEVIFEELIISGIRAFAGNCLIDQNDLFPQFKSTTKEQIEYTYSLAKDFHNQAEDRIKYGFAPRFVLSCSEELLKESFMMKNDFEGAVYHTHSSENKNEIAEVRKKYGKENIEYFNSINTIDDHSVFAHCIHTSENEIEIMKQTKMRVAHCPSSNLKLASGIADIPRYLKEGISVSLGADGAPCNNNLSAITEMRLAALIQKPIYSADVMDAKTVFKLATIEGAKALHLENEIGSIEIGKKADLVLLNLNSFNNSYVENENSIYSDIVYSSGMNNIHSVIVDGKWLVKEFKSLVYDENEITENAKSELQKLLGRV; from the coding sequence ATGAAATATCTTCTTATTCCGAAGTTCATTGTTACAAACGATAAAAACGATTCAATCCTTACAAATCATGCTGTTGAAATAATTGATGGAAAAATCAGTTCTGTTATCGAACTAAAAAACTTCGTTCGAAAAAACTACCCGGGAGAAATTTTTCATTTTCCTGAACTAACTCTTATACCAGGTTTTGTACAAACTCATATTCATCTTTGTCAGACGCTATTCAGAGGACTTGCAGATGATTTACAGCTACTCGATTGGTTGCAGTACAGAATTTTCCCCTACGAGAATTCACACGATAAAAATTCATTAAGAGCTTCAGTAAAAGTTGGAATAAATGAACTACTTCGTGGCGGTACTACAACAATTCTTGATATGGGAACTTTGCGACATCAGGAAGTTATCTTTGAAGAATTAATTATCTCAGGCATCAGAGCATTTGCAGGAAATTGTCTGATTGATCAAAATGATTTGTTTCCACAATTCAAATCAACAACAAAAGAACAGATTGAATATACATATTCACTTGCAAAGGATTTTCACAATCAAGCGGAGGACAGAATAAAATATGGTTTCGCACCGAGATTTGTTCTTTCCTGTTCTGAAGAATTATTAAAAGAATCCTTTATGATGAAAAACGATTTTGAAGGAGCTGTTTATCATACTCACTCATCAGAAAATAAAAATGAAATTGCCGAAGTCAGAAAAAAATACGGTAAGGAAAATATTGAGTATTTCAATTCAATAAATACAATTGATGATCATTCAGTTTTTGCTCATTGCATTCATACAAGTGAAAATGAAATTGAAATAATGAAGCAAACAAAAATGAGAGTTGCTCATTGTCCGTCATCAAATTTAAAGTTGGCATCAGGAATTGCTGACATTCCGCGATACTTAAAAGAAGGAATTTCTGTCTCACTTGGTGCTGATGGTGCTCCGTGCAATAATAATTTAAGTGCTATTACAGAAATGCGATTGGCTGCTCTGATACAAAAACCTATCTATAGTGCGGATGTGATGGATGCAAAAACAGTATTCAAGCTTGCGACAATCGAAGGTGCAAAAGCTCTCCATCTCGAAAATGAAATCGGAAGTATTGAGATTGGTAAAAAAGCAGATTTAGTTTTACTCAATTTGAATTCATTTAATAATTCTTATGTTGAAAATGAAAACAGTATTTATTCGGACATTGTTTATTCCAGCGGAATGAATAATATTCACTCTGTAATTGTTGATGGAAAATGGCTGGTGAAAGAATTTAAGTCTTTGGTTTACGATGAAAATGAAATCACAGAGAATGCTAAATCAGAATTGCAAAAACTTTTAGGACGAGTGTAG
- a CDS encoding carboxymuconolactone decarboxylase family protein: MKKTTSETRLYRTEMNEKILNSGFKDFNKFFALDNKAYLDGALPAKTKELMGLVASMVLRCNDCIFYHIDRSIQEGAIREELLETFNIALIVGGSIVIPHLRYAFEMMEKVYEESSESKD, from the coding sequence ATGAAAAAAACTACAAGTGAAACCAGACTTTACAGAACTGAGATGAATGAAAAAATTCTTAACTCAGGTTTTAAAGATTTCAATAAATTTTTTGCACTGGATAACAAAGCATATCTCGATGGAGCTTTGCCAGCAAAAACCAAAGAACTAATGGGACTTGTTGCATCAATGGTACTGAGATGTAACGATTGTATTTTCTATCATATTGATCGTTCAATTCAGGAAGGTGCTATACGTGAAGAATTACTTGAAACATTCAACATAGCTTTGATTGTTGGTGGCTCAATTGTAATTCCGCATTTAAGATATGCATTTGAAATGATGGAAAAGGTTTATGAAGAAAGTTCAGAATCAAAAGATTAA
- a CDS encoding rhomboid family intramembrane serine protease, whose translation MKNLLSKINFVLIPLSFPFLLWILHFIFNLLNIYPYKLGVFPRHLAGIIGVFTSPLIHSNYSHLISNTIPLAVMGLGIFYFYPKAAYKVFAFVYFGTGLLVWIFAREVYHIGASGIVYAFVSYLFFSGIFRRDNKSITLSLIVVFLYGGLVWGVLPGLEGISWESHLFGAITGIIAAFVFRKFDPIKHYDWEDEESDVPPEKLEVSYDPEKNKFLDEL comes from the coding sequence TTGAAGAACTTATTATCAAAAATAAATTTTGTGTTAATTCCACTTTCTTTTCCTTTTTTGCTGTGGATTCTTCATTTCATTTTTAATTTGTTAAATATTTATCCATACAAACTTGGAGTTTTTCCTCGTCATCTGGCCGGAATAATTGGGGTTTTTACATCTCCTTTAATTCATTCAAACTATTCCCATCTGATTTCAAATACAATTCCGTTAGCTGTGATGGGCCTGGGAATTTTCTATTTTTATCCCAAGGCTGCTTATAAAGTTTTTGCATTCGTTTATTTTGGCACCGGACTTTTAGTATGGATTTTCGCCCGTGAAGTTTATCATATAGGTGCAAGCGGAATTGTTTATGCTTTTGTTTCTTATCTATTCTTTAGCGGGATTTTCAGACGAGATAATAAATCAATTACTTTATCTTTAATTGTTGTATTTCTTTATGGCGGACTTGTTTGGGGTGTTTTACCCGGATTGGAAGGAATAAGCTGGGAATCACATTTGTTTGGTGCTATAACAGGTATTATTGCAGCGTTTGTCTTTAGAAAATTTGATCCCATTAAACATTATGATTGGGAAGATGAAGAATCAGATGTGCCTCCGGAAAAGTTAGAAGTATCTTATGATCCGGAAAAGAATAAATTTTTGGATGAACTTTAA